DNA from Candidatus Hydrogenedentota bacterium:
CGCGCCGCGAATCTGCCGGAGAACACATGCTTAATTGAGTCACATGGCCACCCCTCACATTCTGGAGGGGTAGACGGGAAAGGCCCTCCCACTCAACGGACAAATACTATCGTCTTTCTCTTGATTTGACCAGTCATCTGTGTTATCCTTGCTGAACAATGAGTGGCCTTCTCAGAGTGGCGCCATAAGTCCAGGACCGGACAAGACCATGTATCGCCGGATTGCCCGAATAGCCGCCATCATCCTTGGGTCCGTGGCAGGGCTTGGCCTTGGTGTGGGCTCATACACGTTCGTTTACGCAAAGGGGTTCTCCTACCTGGGCAACGACCCCGCCACATGCGCCAACTGTCATATCATGCAAGACCATTATGATGCCTGGGCCAAAGGCAGCCACCATGCTGTTGCCACCTGCAACGACTGCCATACCCCCCACTCCTTGATTCCAAAGTATTATACAAAGGGCGTCAACGGGTACCATCATTCGCTGGCTTTCACCACGGGCCATTTTCACGAGCCCATTCAGATTACGCAGTTCAACCGGGACATTGCCGAAGCCAGTTGCCGTTACTGCCACGAGGATATCGTGCATCAGATAGATTTTGGCGGCGGAGG
Protein-coding regions in this window:
- the nrfH gene encoding cytochrome c nitrite reductase small subunit, with amino-acid sequence MYRRIARIAAIILGSVAGLGLGVGSYTFVYAKGFSYLGNDPATCANCHIMQDHYDAWAKGSHHAVATCNDCHTPHSLIPKYYTKGVNGYHHSLAFTTGHFHEPIQITQFNRDIAEASCRYCHEDIVHQIDFGGGGGEPMECIRCHSAVGHLE